One genomic region from Fictibacillus marinisediminis encodes:
- a CDS encoding FUSC family protein codes for MRYWMYRLLASDPGRKRLRTASKVTLSVISSVVVMLIIVLNAGGQITAAIFAGVVGMMGILVVNDDTEKEQKLTTVLLAASSACSLATGSWLSKWGIAADLFLLLVVFLALYLQRFGSRYFSICMIAFMSFYFATLLKVTFAQVPWLFASIATGILFAYFYNFILIKDKPEEVLKRSMGSFHIQANLTLNIVIDIVRDIKLDKQRLANLDRNVKKLGDYARVVSNELGSTDPGGIWPGLSTSQLRLYIFDTAMLMETLSPSIRRLKEHRALENHSIRSSLLLVIQSIREAEVLNREQVHYLENAAASLQSLRQLLRTLKLDKRNEEWLYLIRRIESIANHIIDGAFGLQQSLQRTSSDGATSDPLEKEDTEEDAKNEEEEGMRPTTKKAIQALIAGGLSIVLGHIYSPAHQYWILLSCFVVLLGTETVGRTLVKAVQRSVGTFLGAIAGFIIALYLTGIQDIILLFICVFLAFYLLPISYTLMMFWITMLLALMYDILLGGINEQLMAARVIDTVAGVGLGFAVSALVYPQRTRDKVTTSTVEYLNSLKEYVDNYIDRFREKHSAFNLADHALELDQLLQTLIDDASPLYRGWFGQSGIQQQLTVLTAINFYAKHLVASSTRKSQLNTDEKFEELINHVQLSLTDNIEALSAVIRGEGQAQIVNLEEERRQLERLPEESESSEHEMLNHLRLLHNVHYIWRINESIVYLARQLGAEPKSKG; via the coding sequence ATGAGGTACTGGATGTATCGGCTGCTTGCATCAGATCCAGGCAGGAAACGGTTGCGGACAGCGAGTAAAGTGACGCTGAGTGTCATTAGTTCAGTAGTAGTCATGCTGATTATCGTTCTGAATGCCGGAGGCCAGATCACAGCAGCTATTTTTGCTGGTGTGGTAGGAATGATGGGAATTCTTGTAGTCAACGATGATACAGAAAAAGAACAGAAACTGACGACCGTTCTGCTTGCCGCCTCTAGTGCATGTTCTCTCGCCACCGGATCATGGCTGTCCAAATGGGGGATTGCAGCGGATCTGTTTTTACTTCTTGTTGTTTTTTTAGCGCTTTATCTTCAACGTTTTGGAAGCCGCTACTTTTCTATCTGCATGATTGCATTCATGTCCTTTTATTTTGCTACGCTCCTTAAAGTTACTTTCGCTCAGGTTCCCTGGCTGTTTGCTTCCATAGCAACAGGTATTTTATTTGCTTACTTTTATAATTTTATCCTCATTAAGGACAAGCCCGAAGAAGTGTTAAAACGTTCCATGGGTTCTTTTCATATACAGGCAAATCTTACGCTGAATATTGTCATTGATATCGTCAGGGATATTAAATTAGATAAACAGAGGCTGGCAAATCTCGACCGGAATGTCAAAAAGCTCGGAGATTATGCACGTGTAGTCTCGAATGAGCTTGGTTCTACAGATCCAGGAGGCATATGGCCCGGTCTCAGCACCAGCCAGCTTCGCCTGTACATTTTTGATACAGCGATGCTGATGGAAACCTTGTCACCCTCCATACGACGTCTAAAAGAGCACCGGGCCCTCGAAAACCATTCAATACGTTCCTCGCTGCTGCTTGTTATTCAATCCATTCGTGAGGCCGAAGTGCTCAACAGGGAACAGGTGCATTACTTGGAGAACGCAGCAGCCAGTTTACAATCGCTCCGGCAGCTGCTTCGTACTTTGAAGCTGGATAAAAGAAATGAAGAATGGCTTTACCTGATCCGGAGGATAGAGTCGATTGCCAATCATATAATTGATGGGGCGTTCGGGCTTCAACAGTCTCTGCAGAGAACAAGCAGTGACGGCGCAACTTCGGATCCACTTGAAAAAGAAGACACTGAAGAAGATGCGAAGAATGAAGAAGAGGAAGGGATGCGTCCAACAACCAAAAAAGCCATCCAGGCATTGATCGCAGGAGGCTTATCCATTGTGCTCGGCCATATATATTCTCCTGCTCATCAATATTGGATTTTACTGTCCTGTTTTGTTGTCCTTCTCGGAACAGAAACGGTCGGCCGTACGCTCGTCAAAGCTGTACAGCGGAGCGTAGGGACCTTTTTAGGAGCAATAGCCGGCTTCATTATCGCCCTGTATTTAACCGGCATTCAGGATATTATCTTGCTCTTCATTTGTGTTTTCCTGGCTTTTTACTTACTGCCGATCTCTTATACACTGATGATGTTCTGGATCACGATGCTGCTTGCATTGATGTATGATATCCTCCTTGGCGGCATCAACGAGCAATTAATGGCAGCGCGTGTCATTGATACCGTTGCAGGGGTCGGATTGGGGTTTGCGGTATCAGCTCTCGTCTATCCGCAGAGAACACGGGATAAAGTCACAACCTCTACTGTAGAGTACCTGAATTCACTTAAGGAGTACGTGGACAATTATATTGACCGTTTCAGAGAGAAACACTCTGCTTTCAACCTGGCGGATCATGCGCTGGAGCTCGATCAGCTGCTGCAGACACTGATAGACGACGCAAGCCCATTATACAGAGGCTGGTTTGGCCAATCCGGCATTCAGCAGCAGCTCACCGTTCTGACGGCCATCAACTTTTACGCCAAGCATCTGGTTGCTTCTTCAACACGAAAAAGCCAGCTGAACACGGACGAAAAGTTTGAAGAGCTGATAAACCATGTTCAGCTCTCACTGACGGATAATATTGAAGCACTGAGTGCGGTGATCAGAGGAGAAGGGCAGGCACAAATTGTCAATTTGGAAGAGGAACGTAGACAATTGGAACGCCTGCCGGAAGAGTCTGAATCAAGCGAACATGAAATGCTTAACCATCTCCGCCTGTTACACAACGTTCATTATATTTGGCGGATCAATGAGTCCATTGTTTATCTGGCCAGGCAGCTCGGTGCTGAACCGAAAAGCAAAGGTTAG
- a CDS encoding ASCH domain-containing protein: MSNEMKNSELPPKTCTIERLVTLPEDVEKVLAGEKTATRRNGRYADIGEIMELKGSKFIVENVYSQTLGELTDEHAKQEGFEDVEGYKNSILSIHPGMPWLPHMKVWVHEFRALED, from the coding sequence ATGAGCAATGAAATGAAAAACAGCGAACTACCGCCAAAAACATGTACAATCGAACGTTTAGTCACCCTTCCTGAGGACGTGGAAAAAGTACTTGCAGGAGAAAAAACAGCCACTCGCCGCAACGGCAGATATGCTGACATCGGGGAAATCATGGAGCTTAAAGGCTCAAAGTTTATTGTTGAAAACGTGTATTCCCAGACGCTTGGCGAATTAACAGACGAGCATGCAAAGCAGGAAGGCTTTGAAGATGTGGAAGGCTATAAAAATTCCATTCTCTCGATCCACCCTGGTATGCCTTGGCTGCCTCACATGAAAGTATGGGTGCATGAATTCCGCGCGCTGGAAGATTAA
- a CDS encoding ABC transporter ATP-binding protein — METSKPLLKVDNIGIRFGGLRAVSDVNIELFPGEMAGLIGPNGAGKTTFFNMLTGVYVPTEGEISLNGKRLNNLPPYKITRNGISRTFQNIRLFGELSVIDNVKVAYHSQAKHTLFTSIFRLPGHFSGEKEMDVKATEFLKIFNLDRFKDEKAKNLPYGQQRRLEIARALAANPKLLLLDEPAAGMNPHETKELMNLIAFIRKQFNLTVLLIEHDMPLVMGVCERIYVLDHGQLIAEGTPSEIKNNPKVIEAYLGEEVS, encoded by the coding sequence ATGGAAACAAGCAAACCGTTGCTTAAGGTTGACAACATCGGTATTCGCTTTGGGGGGTTAAGAGCGGTTTCGGATGTGAACATTGAATTGTTTCCTGGCGAGATGGCAGGACTGATCGGACCTAACGGTGCCGGGAAAACAACCTTTTTTAATATGCTGACCGGGGTTTATGTTCCAACGGAAGGGGAAATCTCGCTGAACGGGAAAAGGCTGAACAACCTTCCTCCTTACAAGATTACGAGAAATGGAATCAGCCGGACGTTCCAGAATATACGGCTGTTTGGGGAACTGTCCGTTATTGATAATGTAAAAGTGGCTTACCATTCGCAGGCTAAGCATACTCTTTTCACCTCGATTTTCAGGCTTCCGGGACATTTTTCCGGAGAAAAGGAAATGGACGTGAAAGCGACAGAGTTCTTGAAGATTTTTAATTTGGACAGATTTAAAGATGAAAAGGCGAAGAACCTGCCATATGGCCAGCAGCGCCGTCTGGAGATCGCGCGTGCCCTGGCCGCCAACCCGAAGCTCTTGCTGCTCGACGAACCGGCCGCCGGGATGAATCCTCATGAGACAAAAGAATTAATGAATCTGATCGCCTTCATCCGGAAGCAATTCAATCTGACCGTTCTTCTCATTGAGCATGATATGCCGCTTGTCATGGGTGTCTGTGAACGGATTTACGTTCTTGACCATGGCCAGCTCATTGCTGAAGGGACACCATCAGAAATTAAGAACAACCCAAAAGTCATCGAAGCGTATCTGGGCGAGGAGGTTTCATAA
- a CDS encoding dipeptidase, with amino-acid sequence MNIIDFHCDALLKLYEEKGKLSFASAHELETNKERLKKGQVKVQCFAIFIEPEIPSDQKFQAALAQVDLFYKEVLGKNPEMKHIRCWDDFDRIQDGEIGAMLTLEGVDAIGNDLSKLHILHQLGVLSVGLTWNTANLAADGAGEPRGGGLTVFGKEVVDFHNKHQILTDVSHLSEMAFWDVLEIADYPFASHSNSKELCDHPRNLTDEQASAMFEKGGTIHVVYNPPFINQDQVKASIPDLIRHIDHFCGLGGVRQIGLGSDFDGIANFITDLENAAKSQNLINELLKHYSEEQVRGFAFDNFMNYRPNARKVK; translated from the coding sequence ATGAACATCATTGATTTTCATTGTGACGCATTATTAAAACTGTATGAAGAAAAAGGGAAGCTGAGTTTTGCATCTGCCCATGAGCTCGAGACAAATAAGGAGCGGCTGAAAAAAGGGCAGGTAAAAGTGCAGTGTTTTGCTATTTTCATTGAACCTGAGATTCCGTCAGATCAGAAGTTTCAGGCTGCGCTTGCCCAGGTGGATCTATTTTATAAAGAGGTGCTTGGCAAAAATCCAGAGATGAAGCATATACGCTGCTGGGATGATTTTGACAGGATTCAGGATGGCGAGATTGGTGCGATGCTGACACTGGAAGGGGTAGATGCCATTGGAAATGATCTTTCCAAATTGCACATCCTCCATCAATTAGGCGTTCTTTCTGTCGGGTTAACGTGGAACACGGCGAACCTGGCTGCCGATGGGGCAGGAGAACCCCGGGGCGGGGGATTGACCGTGTTTGGAAAAGAGGTTGTTGACTTCCATAATAAGCATCAGATTCTAACAGATGTTTCCCATTTAAGTGAGATGGCCTTCTGGGATGTACTCGAGATCGCTGATTATCCGTTTGCCAGCCATTCCAATTCCAAAGAACTTTGTGACCATCCGCGAAATTTAACCGATGAACAGGCCAGTGCGATGTTTGAAAAGGGTGGAACGATTCATGTGGTATATAATCCCCCCTTTATCAATCAAGATCAGGTCAAAGCATCTATTCCTGACTTAATAAGGCACATTGATCATTTTTGTGGACTGGGCGGAGTGAGACAAATCGGCTTAGGTTCTGATTTCGATGGCATTGCCAACTTTATAACGGATTTGGAGAATGCGGCTAAAAGCCAGAATTTAATCAATGAACTGCTCAAGCACTATTCTGAAGAACAGGTGAGAGGATTTGCTTTTGATAACTTCATGAATTACCGGCCGAATGCGAGAAAAGTAAAGTAA
- the iadA gene encoding beta-aspartyl-peptidase has translation MLTLIKNGDVYSPNHLGQKDILLAGGKIGYIRKQIGIPDSFVPITVIDATDKLVVPGFIDSHVHITGGGGEGGFRTRTPELMLTDATTAGITTMVGLLGTDGTTRKMESLLAKAHALDEEGITTYIHSGSYQLPVRTITGKVEEDIIFIEKVIGVGEIAISDHRSSEPTFEELTKIAAAARNGGLLTGKAGILELHIGFGESRLQPIEELIERTNIPIMHFHPTHINRTEELFHDGIRFAKRGGFVDLTTSTIPKFLEEGEVKCSKGLKMMLDQGIPIWNITFSSDGQASLPIFNEDGEFKGLQVGKVSSLFEEVRDAVLQEGVSLEDALKVITSNPAQVLKLKSKGFVHEKKDADLVLLTKETMAIDTVIAKGQVMVQDGIPVVKGTFE, from the coding sequence GTGCTTACATTAATAAAAAATGGAGATGTATACAGCCCGAATCATCTGGGGCAGAAAGATATATTGCTTGCAGGCGGAAAGATCGGCTATATCAGAAAACAGATTGGTATTCCGGACAGCTTTGTGCCGATCACTGTTATCGATGCAACAGATAAGCTTGTTGTACCGGGCTTTATCGACTCCCATGTCCACATCACCGGCGGAGGAGGAGAGGGAGGTTTCAGAACACGTACGCCTGAATTGATGCTGACAGATGCCACAACCGCTGGCATTACAACGATGGTCGGGCTTCTTGGGACGGATGGGACGACGAGAAAAATGGAGAGTCTTCTAGCGAAAGCTCATGCCCTTGATGAAGAAGGAATCACCACCTATATCCATTCCGGATCATATCAGCTGCCTGTACGCACCATCACAGGCAAGGTTGAAGAAGATATTATTTTTATCGAAAAGGTCATTGGAGTAGGGGAGATCGCTATCTCAGACCATCGTTCATCTGAACCGACTTTTGAGGAGTTAACGAAGATCGCAGCAGCTGCCCGCAACGGCGGCCTGCTTACAGGGAAAGCCGGTATTCTAGAACTCCATATTGGGTTCGGTGAATCGAGGCTTCAACCGATTGAGGAACTGATCGAACGAACGAATATACCGATCATGCATTTTCATCCGACTCATATTAACCGTACCGAAGAACTTTTTCATGACGGAATCCGCTTTGCCAAGAGGGGCGGTTTTGTTGATTTGACGACTAGCACCATACCGAAATTCTTAGAAGAGGGCGAAGTGAAATGCAGCAAGGGACTTAAGATGATGCTCGATCAGGGCATTCCAATCTGGAACATAACGTTCTCATCCGACGGCCAGGCAAGCCTTCCTATTTTTAATGAAGACGGGGAATTTAAAGGGCTGCAGGTAGGAAAAGTTTCTTCGCTGTTTGAAGAAGTCAGAGATGCTGTCCTGCAGGAAGGGGTTTCGCTTGAAGACGCGTTAAAGGTGATCACCTCCAACCCCGCCCAAGTATTGAAGCTGAAGAGCAAAGGCTTTGTGCATGAGAAGAAGGATGCCGATCTTGTGCTTTTAACTAAGGAAACAATGGCTATTGATACGGTTATTGCTAAAGGGCAGGTCATGGTACAGGACGGTATACCAGTTGTGAAAGGAACATTTGAGTAG
- a CDS encoding aspartate kinase, translating to MKVVKFGGSSLSCSEQVEKVFHIVVSDPERKVVVVSAPGKRFAEDTKVTDLLIECAAAYLQGREDQNAFQGIIGRYESIAEGLQLPREPVTEIKANLLELLNRDRHNPQKYMDAVKASGEDSHARLIAAYFRHKGIDAHYVNPEEAGLLVTDEPGNAQPLPETYDFLYRLRDREGILIFPGFFGFNRDGEIVTFSRSGSDITGSILASGIKADVYENFTDVDAVYSVNPKIINRPKEISEITYREMRELSYAGFSVFHDEALMPAFKAGIPVNVKNTNQPKKPGTMIVKKRELVNGPVIGIASDEGFCSIYVSKYLLNREIGFGRRLLSILEDFHLSFEHMPSGIDDISIILRQDRFTKSVEEQIVKRIKEELQADDVKVERDLALIMMVGEGMRESVGTAARASTALAKAGVNIEMINQGSSEVSMMFGVRVSDERKAVQALYEEFFAGVAV from the coding sequence ATGAAAGTCGTGAAATTCGGTGGTTCATCTTTATCGTGTTCAGAGCAGGTGGAAAAAGTGTTTCATATTGTCGTTTCAGATCCGGAACGTAAAGTAGTCGTGGTGTCAGCCCCGGGAAAACGGTTTGCAGAAGACACAAAGGTTACGGATCTTTTAATAGAATGTGCTGCAGCGTATCTTCAAGGAAGAGAAGACCAAAACGCGTTTCAAGGCATTATTGGCCGTTATGAAAGCATTGCTGAAGGGCTTCAGCTTCCAAGGGAACCGGTCACGGAAATTAAAGCGAACCTCTTGGAATTATTGAACAGAGACCGCCATAATCCGCAGAAATATATGGATGCAGTAAAGGCGAGCGGGGAGGACAGCCATGCGAGGCTGATTGCGGCTTATTTTCGGCACAAAGGTATAGATGCTCATTATGTTAATCCCGAGGAAGCAGGTCTTCTTGTTACTGACGAGCCGGGAAACGCCCAGCCACTGCCAGAAACCTATGACTTTCTTTATAGGCTTAGAGACCGGGAAGGTATTCTTATTTTTCCGGGTTTTTTTGGCTTTAATCGAGATGGTGAGATTGTGACCTTTTCCCGGAGCGGCTCAGATATTACCGGTTCTATTCTGGCGAGCGGCATAAAGGCCGATGTTTATGAAAACTTCACGGATGTGGATGCCGTCTATTCCGTAAACCCTAAAATTATTAACCGTCCAAAAGAAATAAGTGAAATTACGTACCGTGAAATGCGTGAACTCTCCTATGCAGGTTTTTCTGTATTTCATGATGAAGCGCTCATGCCGGCCTTTAAAGCAGGTATACCAGTCAATGTGAAGAACACGAATCAGCCGAAAAAACCTGGAACCATGATTGTAAAGAAAAGAGAGCTGGTCAATGGCCCTGTTATCGGTATTGCAAGTGATGAGGGCTTTTGCAGTATCTATGTCAGCAAATATCTTTTGAACCGCGAGATTGGATTTGGCCGCAGGCTTCTTAGCATTTTGGAGGACTTTCACCTATCGTTTGAGCACATGCCATCGGGAATTGATGACATCTCTATCATTCTCAGGCAGGATCGATTCACTAAATCTGTGGAGGAACAGATTGTTAAACGGATTAAAGAGGAGCTTCAGGCAGATGATGTAAAAGTAGAACGTGATTTGGCTCTTATCATGATGGTGGGAGAAGGGATGAGAGAAAGTGTAGGAACGGCGGCCCGTGCATCAACAGCTTTGGCCAAAGCGGGAGTTAATATCGAAATGATCAATCAGGGTTCTTCTGAGGTAAGTATGATGTTCGGTGTAAGAGTGAGCGACGAAAGAAAAGCGGTTCAGGCATTGTATGAGGAGTTTTTCGCCGGGGTGGCGGTATAG
- a CDS encoding ABC transporter ATP-binding protein: MLKVEDINVYYGNIQALEGISLEINQGEIVTLIGANGAGKSTLLKTVSGLLKPKQGKILYEGKSINGKAAQMIVKQGISHVPEGRRVFANMTVEENLQLGAFLRKDKDGIKQDLEKVYELFPRLLERLKQQAGTLSGGEQQMLAMGRALMARPRLLLLDEPSMGLAPLLVKTIFRIIEEINKAGTTILLVEQNANLALSIANRAYVVETGRIVLSGNAAELTSSEQVKMAYLGGH, encoded by the coding sequence ATGCTGAAGGTAGAGGATATTAACGTTTATTATGGCAACATTCAGGCGCTTGAGGGCATATCGCTTGAAATCAATCAAGGCGAGATCGTTACGCTGATCGGTGCGAACGGAGCCGGCAAAAGTACTCTGCTTAAAACCGTTTCCGGACTGTTGAAACCGAAGCAGGGGAAAATCCTTTATGAGGGCAAATCGATCAATGGAAAAGCCGCACAAATGATTGTAAAACAGGGAATCTCTCATGTTCCTGAAGGCCGCCGTGTGTTTGCGAATATGACCGTAGAGGAAAATCTTCAGCTCGGCGCGTTCTTAAGGAAAGATAAAGACGGAATTAAGCAGGACCTGGAAAAGGTGTATGAGCTTTTTCCAAGACTGCTTGAGCGGCTGAAACAGCAGGCCGGAACACTGTCCGGAGGGGAGCAGCAGATGCTTGCCATGGGGCGGGCATTGATGGCCAGGCCGAGATTGCTGCTGCTTGATGAGCCTTCCATGGGACTGGCGCCGCTGTTGGTTAAGACGATTTTTCGTATAATCGAAGAGATCAACAAAGCGGGAACGACTATTTTACTCGTGGAGCAAAATGCGAATCTGGCGCTTTCCATCGCTAACCGTGCGTATGTCGTAGAGACAGGGCGAATCGTGCTGTCAGGTAATGCAGCGGAGCTCACTTCAAGCGAGCAGGTGAAAATGGCCTATCTTGGCGGACATTAA
- a CDS encoding YwbE family protein, which produces MNGQNRKDISPGLEVNIVLKQDQRSGKLTNGIVKDILTNAAFHPHGIKVRLQDGQVGRVKEILSN; this is translated from the coding sequence GTGAATGGACAGAACCGGAAAGACATCTCTCCAGGACTCGAGGTTAATATTGTTTTAAAACAAGATCAAAGAAGCGGCAAACTCACAAATGGTATTGTGAAGGATATCCTGACGAACGCTGCTTTCCATCCGCACGGAATTAAAGTACGGCTTCAAGATGGACAAGTAGGCAGAGTGAAGGAAATACTCAGCAATTAG
- a CDS encoding ABC transporter ATP-binding protein yields the protein MALEDDAVLNVLSILKPYRLQIAVALFLMLVELAVELLQPLLIAKIIDNGILKKDLEVVMVWGGVMVGISLCAFAAGVTNSFYASHVSQNYGYDLRKHLFTKIQAFSFANFNRFPTTSLITRMTNDVTQMQNTVFMSLRVMLRAPLMIIGGLVMSFVVDARLAIFIAVAIPILFVFLMWVLKKGGVLFKSVQENLDKVNGVMRENLSGIRIIKAFLRSRHEVKRFTEANSKLRNNTAFALRLMESTNPILLLVMNIAILCILWFGSVQVNTGDAQVGDLVAIINYSTRITSTFSIFSWIIMAFSRAKASGNRISDVLNTEVDLVDHEDSEIIRPDFKGEIEFQKVSFHYPGTEKQVLEHISFKAEPGQTVAVMGATGSGKSSLFQLIPRLYDVDEGKILIDGMDISRIKLEHLRSAIGLVSQEALLFTGTVKENIAWGKENATEEEIRAAAENSQIAETIASLPKQYETKLGQKGVNLSGGQKQRLSIARALVRKPKILLLDDSTSALDLKTEGKLLGALRNYPSTILIITQKIATAMEADKILLIENGKLLMEGKHEDLLLRSSLYQQIFESQFGEESLKHAQGFE from the coding sequence ATGGCTCTGGAGGATGATGCAGTCTTGAACGTTCTGTCGATTTTAAAACCTTACCGCTTGCAGATTGCTGTTGCTTTGTTTTTGATGCTTGTTGAGCTGGCTGTCGAGCTTTTGCAGCCCTTATTGATCGCCAAAATTATTGATAATGGGATATTAAAAAAAGATCTTGAGGTGGTCATGGTGTGGGGAGGAGTCATGGTCGGCATATCGCTTTGCGCGTTTGCAGCCGGTGTAACCAATTCCTTCTATGCTTCGCACGTCAGTCAAAACTACGGATATGATCTCAGGAAGCATTTGTTTACGAAAATTCAGGCGTTCTCATTTGCGAATTTCAACCGGTTTCCTACCACGTCTCTGATCACAAGAATGACCAATGATGTGACCCAGATGCAAAACACGGTGTTTATGAGTTTGCGGGTCATGCTGAGAGCTCCCTTAATGATCATAGGCGGACTCGTCATGTCATTTGTCGTAGACGCGAGATTGGCCATTTTCATAGCAGTGGCTATTCCAATTTTATTTGTATTTTTAATGTGGGTCTTGAAAAAAGGAGGCGTATTGTTCAAGTCTGTTCAAGAAAACCTGGATAAAGTGAATGGCGTCATGCGGGAAAACCTTTCAGGTATCCGCATCATTAAAGCTTTCTTAAGAAGCAGGCATGAAGTCAAACGGTTTACCGAAGCCAACAGCAAGCTTAGGAATAATACAGCATTTGCATTGAGGCTGATGGAGTCTACGAATCCGATCCTGCTTCTCGTTATGAATATCGCCATCTTATGTATCCTTTGGTTTGGCAGTGTTCAAGTCAATACGGGAGATGCACAGGTCGGTGATCTAGTAGCCATCATCAACTACAGCACACGAATCACGTCAACTTTTTCTATCTTTTCGTGGATCATCATGGCTTTTTCAAGAGCAAAGGCATCAGGAAACAGGATTTCTGATGTGCTCAATACCGAGGTGGATCTCGTTGACCATGAAGATTCAGAAATAATCCGTCCTGATTTCAAAGGGGAAATTGAGTTTCAGAAAGTATCCTTTCATTATCCGGGGACGGAAAAACAAGTCCTGGAGCACATTTCATTTAAAGCTGAACCAGGACAGACTGTAGCAGTCATGGGAGCGACAGGGTCCGGAAAGTCGTCGCTGTTTCAGCTGATTCCTCGACTTTATGATGTAGATGAGGGAAAGATTCTGATTGATGGAATGGATATATCACGCATAAAGCTCGAGCATCTAAGAAGTGCGATCGGCCTTGTTTCTCAGGAAGCCCTTCTTTTCACAGGAACCGTGAAGGAGAATATCGCGTGGGGAAAAGAAAACGCCACCGAGGAAGAGATTAGGGCAGCTGCTGAGAATTCCCAGATTGCTGAAACCATAGCGTCTCTGCCAAAACAATATGAAACCAAACTCGGGCAAAAAGGGGTCAATTTATCTGGGGGACAGAAACAGCGTCTTTCCATTGCACGGGCTTTAGTCAGAAAGCCGAAGATTCTGCTCCTTGATGACAGTACAAGTGCTCTTGATTTGAAAACAGAAGGAAAACTCCTCGGTGCACTGAGAAACTATCCTTCTACGATCCTGATTATTACCCAAAAGATTGCTACAGCAATGGAAGCGGATAAAATTCTGCTGATTGAAAACGGCAAGCTGCTGATGGAAGGAAAACATGAGGACCTGCTGCTGCGCTCCAGCCTGTATCAGCAAATCTTCGAATCTCAGTTTGGAGAGGAGTCGTTAAAGCATGCTCAAGGGTTTGAGTGA
- a CDS encoding alpha/beta fold hydrolase, with protein MPFAEVEDHVELFYEERGTGTPVIFIHGVWMSSKFFHKQLSAPSKSYRTITLDLRGHGQSSMVHHGHTIAQYARDVHAFIQKLDLKNVVLAGWSMGAFVIWDYLQQFGEDHVKGTVIVDELASDFKWPDFPIGAFDLPALTQFMRDIQSNRRAVLEGFVPLMFKEELSEDDFSWMMDEVTKMPESIASAVLFDQSIVDYRGFLSKIKKPTLLCFGREEKLIPVAAGEHLRENISDSRLEIFEQSCHCPFLEESEKFNKVVEQFIQSLND; from the coding sequence ATGCCTTTTGCAGAGGTTGAAGACCATGTAGAGCTTTTTTATGAAGAACGGGGAACAGGAACGCCTGTTATATTTATCCATGGAGTCTGGATGAGCAGTAAATTTTTTCATAAACAGCTTTCGGCTCCTTCTAAAAGCTACCGAACGATCACACTGGACTTGAGAGGACACGGACAATCCTCCATGGTTCATCACGGACACACAATTGCTCAATATGCGCGCGATGTCCATGCGTTTATTCAGAAGCTGGATTTAAAGAATGTCGTTTTGGCCGGCTGGTCCATGGGAGCTTTTGTGATTTGGGACTATTTGCAGCAATTTGGGGAAGACCACGTAAAAGGGACCGTGATTGTAGATGAACTTGCTTCCGACTTTAAATGGCCGGATTTTCCGATCGGTGCTTTTGATCTGCCGGCACTGACTCAGTTTATGAGAGATATTCAAAGTAATCGGAGGGCAGTACTCGAAGGCTTTGTCCCTCTTATGTTTAAAGAGGAGCTGTCTGAGGACGATTTTTCCTGGATGATGGACGAAGTTACTAAAATGCCGGAGTCGATTGCGAGTGCGGTATTGTTCGACCAATCGATTGTGGATTACCGAGGTTTTTTAAGTAAAATTAAAAAACCAACATTACTTTGTTTCGGAAGAGAAGAAAAGCTCATACCTGTAGCAGCAGGTGAACATCTGCGGGAGAACATTTCTGATTCCCGGCTTGAAATCTTTGAGCAAAGCTGCCATTGCCCATTTCTTGAAGAAAGTGAGAAATTCAATAAGGTCGTAGAACAGTTTATTCAATCACTGAATGACTAG